ATCCAGATGGAAGGCATTTGTCATCTTTTACCTACCTTAGGCTCAGTCCACTCCTAATGGAAAGACAAAACTTCATGGAATTTGAGCGATTCGTTAGGAGAATGCACGGTAAGACACTTTTAGTTTTATTACATCTGATCAGTGCAttattcttgattttttttttatgcattcttgaTCTAGTACTAGAGTATGGGAACGTAAAATAACGATATGTGCGCGTATAAAAGCTGCTCCATATTggagaacaaaaaagaaaaaatgaaaaaaaatcagaacCAGTTTACATAGCTGTTGCTGTCGATTTTCTGAAGACGGTTATGAGTTGTAACTTTGAATTTCACTGCAGGGGAAGCTGTTGTTGATCACCAAGTATATAGCAAGTAGAACGAAGTCTCGCCAGATGGTGTTTTATTTATCCTCTTGAAGGGAGAGGTTTGTTCGGTTAgtgtattttcttcttttcttagagaaagaagaaaattttcataGCCCCCAAAATTGTTGTGCTCATTAATTTCCAGATGCGGATATTAGTATTAGTATTAGTCAGTTACCTATACCAGTCGATATGACAGTGGCTAACGACGAGATTCAACTATTTTGTAATCGAACAGCGATCACGATTGATATGTAAAAGTAATTTAAATGTAAAATCCTTGTAGCTATTAGAAAACATTGCTTGCGGAAGTGCTTTTCTCCAAATTGCAGCTGCTTAACTTGTTCTTTTACCGCCATTAGCAGCTACTGACCGTGGGCCACCCAACGGAGAATGCTTGACAAGAATCAAAGAATTCCCAAAAGGAGCCACTCAGTATTATGCTTTGACGAACTTCCCACTcttcttagtgtaaaatatatcggtgcacttaaaaaaaaaaaagaattcccCAAAGGATTGTTCATGGAACAGCTATCGACGTTCTTCAGACCATATTTCCTACTCGCCAAAGTTATTACTTCTTGAACACCATGTCACCGGACTCATCTACATCGAAAAGCCGCCCTGCGAAGTCATCCCATCTTTCCCTCCTTTTCTTTAATGATGTATTACAAGGAGTCCATACGCTCCTCCTGTGGTTGCGGACAAGGGACTCTTTTCGTTCTATCCTCTGCTTCGCCAGAACTTCCATAATTCTTTCTCAACCATTACCTGATCTCAAGGTAAAGATACAGGTACAATCTGAATTCTATCAGTACATAGCAATGAATTATCAAATGCAAGAAAGTTGGACAAAAAACGTACTATGTTTTACCAGAAAAGTGATTTGAACAAGTTATCCAAAGCAGCAGTTGTCCAAGGTAAGAAATCATCCTGGTTCATTATAACAGCCACAGTGGAATCTCATAATCTTACCTCAAGTACAACAGAAAACGTACTGTGTTCATGGGCTTCCGCCTCGCATCATGAAGAGAAAGGGAATGGGTTTTGAAGTTCCGGGAAAGAAAGTTTACTTGTTGGGTGGTTGCGGTTGGTGTGAAGATGCTACAGATGAGGTCTACAGTTATGATGCTTCCCTGAACGCTTGGGGTGAAGCTTCTCCCTTGTCCACCGCTAGGTGCGTAGTTATTTGCATGGGTGAAGCTCGAATTCAGGTTCAAACTTCATATATATTTCACCTGCTCCAACTTTGTGAGCATATTGATTGCTCATTTTGTTTGTTATGGTAAATCTTAAGAGCTTTGGTTCATTTAATTTGTGAATGTGCTATTTTTCTTGTGAAATATTTGATGACAAACATTGTTCCTGAAATTGAGGATTCTGTGGTCATGGACGGGAAGGTTTACGCTCACTTGTGCCGTAACTGCTCATGTGCACGCTGTTGTTTATGAACCGTCAATGGGACATGGCAGCACGCGGAATCTGACGTGGTTTCGGGCTGGCGAGGTCCAGCAGTTGTCATAGGCGGAACCTTCTGTGTTGGATCAGAGTTGAGGAACTAGGCTGATGATGTTGGAGAAGGAGCATGGCTTACTAGACCGCCCTGTCAGCTCGTAGCTGTTGGGAAGAAATGTTATGTTGTGGGAAAGGGGCTTGGCAGAGTCACGTTTGATGTGAGAAAGGGACTTGTCAATTAAGTACCTGAACTTAGTTCAGATAACGATATAATTGGCTGCAAAtgtttatcgatttgaaattcTTGTATCCCAAGGAATATTTGGAAACTACCATTCTTGTATCCAAGTACATGCTTTGATGTATTTGGACGTCTCATAAAGAtgaatttaattcaattttattaAGGTCTTTTGGATTACCATTCTTAAAATTTGAAGCTGTGAATTTGTGTCAACACTATACTTGTACAACATATGACATGCCATATTGTTTCTGTAAGTGGAGTTGTCAACCTGCCCGTCTAGCTCAGTTGGTAGAGCGCAAGGCTCTTAACCTTGTGGTCGTGGGTTCGAGCCCCACGGTGGGCgctgctttttatttttaactttttttaatcGACAAATACGCTGCGTTTTACAAAAAGTGGTGGAGGAGGTGTCCCACATCGAGCAAACGCAGTGGTATTAATTGCTTTATATTCAATTAGACTGCAAAAAGTGTTGTCCCTTCGGGGACATCCGATAAAATTGGAACGATACAGAGAAGATTAGCATGGCCCCTGCGCAAGGATGACACGCATAAATCGAGAAAtggtccaaattttttttttaattttgtgaatATGTTTTGTCTAACTAATTGAAATTTTTGTATATATTCATAATAATATAAACTCCACAATGGACTAGTCATAACAATttggtttgattctcgccaaagttTTTTAATCTCGTTTTGATTAACTAattgcctcttttttttttttttttttgaatttgataTTATTCACACTAACGGTGAAGAAGTGGGCTAAACCTTACCTTACAATGAACCCATAATAAttaggttcaaatttgtctatGACGATAACTAAACCTAAGaattctcacttacaagtgaaataAAATACCACTAGACTCAAGTCTCAACGAAACGACATTAATCTCTCAATTTTGTGTGTGACACAACTTTATTCGATTACGAACAGGGCCTCGTTGGTTACACCTTGATAAAGGTAATGCCTAAATGTTGTATGTATTTATTGCGTGTTTACATACCCGTAATCGTAATCAAAACaaggaattgaattccgattacggaGTATTCAAGCGTTTACTAATTTTGGAGGAATCAAAATAGTGGTGGGTCCCACACGAAATAAGGAATCCAACTCCCCAAAATGGAGGAATTGGACTCCTTAGATGAAGGTGGTATTTGAGTTCCGGGAGACTAAGGGAATGTGGAATGCATTTTTTCTACCTATTATGCCCTCTtaacattttcaaaatttcaagtcAGCCACTCAACACAACAAGTCCACCGCTCCCCACCGCTTCGTGCGCACTCTGCCTTCATGCGTCTTCGCTTCACCTTCCACCTCCCCGTGCGATCGTGCTTCACTTCCCAACCCACCAGCTCAAGAACCCCATCTATCCCCAAACCGGATTCAAAAATCAATCACCCAAATCTTGAAAATAAGCAATTCAAGCCAAGACCGAAACCCACAAATCCGTGGAAGCAACCActcaaaaaacccaaaaaattatgaaatactTTGCAGGTAGAAGAGGCGGTGGCTATGGGGTAGGATGGGTGGGGAACATGGAGGTGTGGGCAGGGGAGAAAAGATACGAAGAATTGCAGAGAAAGGAGGAATGTTTTATTCAACTGGGTTTGAATAAGGGCATTATTGATGTCACATGTATCCTTCAGGGAAGGATGAGGAAGATGAAGTGGGTGTTATGTTTAAGCAATTAGCCGCCATAACCCAAGAGCAAGATAGGAATCATGGTTCTAATAATTCTAGATAAGATTTGCATAGAGgtgtttaatattttaatattgttaaaacaataattatatatattaatactaGTAATACAATAAATTTGTAtacaaatttaatattttggaataagggaataaaaaagcaattttattttttcttactattatataatatatcaaattttattaaaaaaagtatataaaatatttgatttgagacaagggcattttagtaatcatactggtttatattccgattctactgaaattagtaaacaactttatGGAATTGTATTCCGATTCCGGACAGTTTTAGTAAATAATTTCaacaggaatctgattctgattccacctcatttcaattcctcctcaattcaattcctctcaatttgattacggattagtaaacgcgctaTAAAAGAGCGCCAAGGATGGGATCAGTTTTGTGTGCCTTAATAACATTACTCCTCGATCACAAGTACCGAAAAACCCTATTCATCATTCTTGAAGGCAACAGCCCCAACCCTAGAAGAGAATCTCTTCTTGAATTTGAACAATGAAATTCCAGTGTATTACCTCAAAACGTAATATGTGCATTATGCAGCTACTTATTGCAGTTAACCAGTCAACTGTAGAGGTCAGGATACCTGAAAGAGGAGCCTTCCGGTAAATTAGCAACGTATTAAGGTATAACTTCGAATTCAAAGCACGCTTTCTTCGGTAATTACATTCACGCTAAACATCGTCTTGCTTGATTGTACGAATCAAATATGACCAAATTCAAAACATCTGTGTCATTCTACATCAATCAACAGCAGATATAGAAGCCATTAAAGGGTTGCAATCTCGGTCAACTAGTCCCCTTGTTCTCAGACGTTCGGTTTTGGAGGATCTAATTCGTCAATCTTAAAGAAACATTCTTCCGCCCTCTTCAAAACAATATGCAAGGCAGCAACATTGCTGGGAACTTTATCTTTGTGCAGTCGCATCTTCTCGAAAGTCTGACCTCCATCAGCCAGTAATCTTGCCTTATTAGAAGCAACTTGCCCTGCATCTGAAAAATATACACATAATTAGAATTGGAAATTTGTCCTTGAGAAAACGAAACTCCATGCTACTTCGCTTTTTCTTATTTTGGGGGAATAAAACAGCACTGAAAACAAACAGCATTTAGGCATTCTCAATTCAAGGTGATATTGGAAAGCAAGAAGAAAGGTTCCGATGACAGATGCAAGAAATCCTACACCACGTTCACAGAAAGCACCGATCTTCCGGGACAAGGCAATGTATCAACTTCTTGGACATGTTTGTTTTGAAACTTTAATCTAGCAGCACCAACAGTGAAAGGAGACAAAACCTAGTTGAAACAACAACCAATTTGCTTCCATATCATTTTCCACCCACTGTAATCTTTGACTCAACATTGCTACCATCTCTAAAAAAAGTTCACTGCGACCTGTGTCAACATGTGATCACTTTTTCTATCAACATAGCCGTGTATTCAACTACATAACCAGAGACATCATCTACATTTTAGTGCTTCATTGGCAAATTACTAATCTATTTACAAGTTCCGGCCTTCTCATTATTGCTCTAACTTGTTCAATTTGCAAAAGCTGATCTAAGAGTCTTTCTTTTAATACTAATAAACTATTTCTATCTGACCAATCTATGTAAGATAgataaatggtaaaattgttTACTCTATTCATTCTAACTCTAATCTATTATAGTCTTTTGTAATTTGTTCTGACTTTCTTCAATACTATCTATTCTATTTTCTAACTGATTTATTTGATTCTCAACTCTTTTTAATAAATCTCTCGTATGAGCTTCTATCTCTTTAGGTTTGTCTTGTAAAATCAGACGCATATTATTATCCAATTCTGGAGTATTGGATAGAAGAGCAATACGAAGACGAAATATTAGAAGAATAAAGGTACAAGTTCTTTAGCTTGTTCCGCAAAAAGCTCAAGAATGGAAGTACGTCCCCCAACTCAAcacccttgaagaaacattcagcAAAAGCTGCCGAATACAAAGTTGGTAATGGCTGCGCCCACTTCTGGTAAACTCCActtctctctctcaatctctatTCTGCTTactttttcttacttttctgATGAAGTCTTTCTGTGCTAATTGGtgaattcaaaattaatttctgTTAATTCTACTTCAGCTTCTATAATCTCTTCTAGCTGCCTATATTCTACAACATTTAATTCTGGCAAGTATAATTCTGTGTTTTCTAAATCCGTGTGTTCTGGGTGTTGAGTAATGCTGTATCAAATGAAAGAGTTCCTTCCATTTGAATACCATAGACTTTTGGAACTAAGTCTATATAAAAACGGAGAATGGTTTAGTGAAAGTAAACTATATAGTCACTATCAAGAACAAATTATACGAGTAGTAGACACGCCACCAATCTTGCCCTCAATAACATGTACCCATCAGTATTTATATGCAACATAGATAGCAACATTCAATACTCCATTCGTCACTGAGAACAACACAAGAGAGAGGAATTTTATCCCTCAACTAAGCATTTCCACAACCGAGACACACAACATCAATATCAGCAATGTCTGGTGTGTGAGCGCCGATATGCTAGTATGATCACTACCATAAAAAAGATGGATTGCCTCAAACACTACGTCAGTTCAATTACTCCAATCCATATAATTATTGTCCCAGAAACACAGCAATCCATCCAAATCTCTTTGCAGCCACTAAAATTGGGAATTAACTTAAAACTCCCAAAGGGGCTCTTTCCACTACCAAGCTTCTATTTTTTGTGCAAaccaaaataatatgaaaataaatacactacaaattataatttgtcgttttaaaaaacaaaaacaaaaaaaagacccAATTTTGATTCTGAAATTTCTTAGAACCCCAAATAAATCATCTCTAAAAAGACCCAACTTTTCATTTCTATTCAAACCTAGAATTTTCTCAGCTACCAAACAAACCTTAGAAAGTTGCAAACGATATCAATCTGAGAACACGGCAATCATTATAAAATAATTCAGTAAAATATGCAAAACCCAGCAACCACTTAAAAGAAACGTACCTAAACTCGAAGCTCCGGACGTCCCAGGACCCGACCTATCCGAAAAAGCGGGCCGGTGAGCAGCGAGAATGGAGGCGAAGGTATTCTTGAGCTGGTCTGGTAAAGTGGCTCTGTACTCGAGAATCTTCTTCGCCATTTCCTGCACTTGGCGCTCCAGCTCCTCATCTTCCAGATCGGATCCGCTTAAATTCAGCGCCATTCCTCCAAATGCACTAATGCAGAGGggtgagtgagagtgagagcgtgAAATCAGGTTGAGGTTTCGTTTT
This region of Malus domestica chromosome 07, GDT2T_hap1 genomic DNA includes:
- the LOC139197747 gene encoding F-box/kelch-repeat protein SKIP4-like, with translation MKRKGMGFEVPGKKVYLLGGCGWCEDATDEVYSYDASLNAWGEASPLSTARCVVICMGEARIQVQTSYIFHLLQLCEHIDCSFCLLCVNGTWQHAESDVVSGWRGPAVVIGGTFCVGSELRN
- the LOC103401911 gene encoding uncharacterized protein, which gives rise to MALNLSGSDLEDEELERQVQEMAKKILEYRATLPDQLKNTFASILAAHRPAFSDRSGPGTSGASSLDAGQVASNKARLLADGGQTFEKMRLHKDKVPSNVAALHIVLKRAEECFFKIDELDPPKPNV